In one window of Spartobacteria bacterium DNA:
- a CDS encoding response regulator — MDNNTDADILVVDDQATMRRIIRVVLNKCGYNNIDEAEDGLDALHKASVKQYDCIITDWIMPKMVGPEMVIELRKRPEYESIPILMVSTEGAMPAVVEAFKSGVTDFIVKPFTVAVFKVKMDSLWKT; from the coding sequence ATGGATAATAATACAGATGCAGACATATTGGTGGTTGATGATCAGGCAACCATGCGGCGTATCATCAGGGTGGTCCTCAATAAGTGCGGCTACAATAACATTGATGAAGCCGAGGATGGACTGGATGCCCTGCACAAGGCATCGGTTAAGCAGTACGACTGTATCATCACCGATTGGATTATGCCGAAGATGGTGGGGCCTGAAATGGTGATTGAACTGCGTAAACGTCCGGAGTATGAGTCAATTCCTATTTTGATGGTGAGTACGGAAGGGGCTATGCCGGCGGTGGTTGAGGCTTTTAAAAGCGGTGTTACTGACTTTATTGTCAAACCCTTTACCGTGGCCGTGTTTAAGGTGAAAATGGATTCACTCTGGAAGACGTGA
- a CDS encoding PEP-CTERM sorting domain-containing protein codes for MLHLNVLYFIVHTTCVTWEATRFGMKKCVLIMMMLAVVAVAHADVIWNFGVGEVNSNPISGLTAGLSGGAFIGVDSGAFNIVSASSGYDGASGAYNAYMSVSSTGSRYWEFAFTPDSGMNVMASSIVLGSRSTSTGPTVVELYSSVDSYSSALVAWTFSADAVWVLGAEKSFNVSGAIDEVVTFRLTPSSASGGNSNWRIDDVRMNIVAVPEPTSLAFLGLGLGVLLTARRRLRKSENGYPRQKLK; via the coding sequence ATGTTGCACCTGAATGTATTGTATTTCATAGTGCACACTACTTGTGTAACTTGGGAAGCGACGAGGTTTGGAATGAAAAAATGTGTCTTAATTATGATGATGCTGGCCGTGGTAGCGGTGGCTCATGCCGATGTGATCTGGAATTTTGGAGTTGGTGAGGTTAATAGCAATCCTATCAGTGGCCTGACCGCAGGGCTTTCGGGTGGAGCATTCATCGGTGTTGACAGTGGTGCGTTTAATATTGTTTCTGCGAGTTCTGGGTATGACGGGGCATCTGGCGCATACAATGCGTACATGTCAGTGTCTTCTACAGGTTCTCGTTATTGGGAATTTGCGTTTACTCCTGACTCGGGCATGAATGTGATGGCAAGTTCGATTGTGCTTGGTTCTCGATCAACATCGACGGGGCCAACTGTCGTTGAGCTGTATTCCAGTGTTGACAGCTATTCTTCAGCCTTGGTTGCGTGGACATTCTCTGCTGACGCTGTTTGGGTGCTTGGTGCAGAAAAGAGTTTCAATGTCTCTGGTGCAATCGATGAGGTAGTAACTTTTCGGTTGACTCCATCAAGTGCGAGTGGTGGAAATAGCAACTGGAGAATTGACGATGTTCGGATGAATATCGTGGCCGTCCCGGAACCCACATCGCTGGCCTTTTTAGGATTAGGACTGGGTGTTTTGCTGACGGCTCGCAGGCGTCTGCGCAAATCCGAAAATGGTTACCCGCGACAAAAGTTAAAATGA
- the arnA gene encoding bifunctional UDP-4-amino-4-deoxy-L-arabinose formyltransferase/UDP-glucuronic acid oxidase ArnA yields the protein MRAVVLAYSNVGCVGIEALLRNGIEIEAVFTHRDNPNETIWFDSVAELAAKHGIPVFAPEDVNHPMWVKRIQDMSPDMIFSFYYRSMIRQPLLDIAPKGAYNLHGALLPKYRGRCPTNWVLLNGEKETGMTLHHMTIRPDAGNIVGQKALPILAEDDALSLNKKCEGVAAELLDELLPQMLAGTAPSIAQNNDEASYFGGRCAADGEINWSQSAEAICNLVRAVTKPYPGAFTFVGDKKILVWKASALEQHTEAVPGTIVSSDPFVIQSGKGCLKIDYGQTEDGVYVSGDQLGAELRLVEKMRVGPRASTVAANQRKKRVLILGINGFIGNALAERLLESGKYEVHGMDLHSDYIQHLLGRKDFYFDEVDISIHREWCEYHVRKCDIVLPLVAIATPIEYVRNPIRVFELDFEENLRIVRYCLKYKKRIIFPSTSEVYGMCEDENFDEDNSKLVLGPINKQRWIYSCIKQMLDRVIWAYGQTEGLKFTLFRPFNWVGPKLDRLTSARIGSSRAITQLILNLVEGTPIQLIDGGLQKRCFTDVKEAIEALYRVIENKDGICDSKVINIGNPNNEASIRELADILVEKFEQHPLRHKFPPFAGMKEVESAAYYGQGYQDVQVRKPSIRNAKRYLDWEPVIDLEHSVETTLDFFLKQAVESAEFDVE from the coding sequence ATGAGAGCGGTTGTTCTTGCTTATAGTAATGTCGGGTGCGTCGGTATTGAGGCGCTTTTACGCAACGGGATTGAAATTGAAGCGGTATTTACGCATCGTGATAATCCGAATGAAACGATTTGGTTTGATTCGGTCGCAGAATTGGCTGCTAAGCATGGTATTCCCGTGTTTGCACCGGAGGATGTCAACCATCCTATGTGGGTGAAACGCATTCAGGATATGTCTCCTGATATGATTTTCTCGTTCTATTATCGTTCGATGATTCGTCAGCCACTTTTGGATATTGCTCCCAAAGGGGCGTACAATTTGCATGGCGCATTGCTTCCTAAATATCGCGGTCGGTGTCCAACCAACTGGGTTCTCCTGAACGGAGAAAAAGAAACGGGTATGACCCTGCATCATATGACCATACGTCCCGATGCCGGTAATATTGTCGGGCAGAAAGCATTGCCCATTCTTGCTGAAGACGATGCGTTGTCGCTGAATAAGAAATGCGAAGGTGTCGCGGCTGAGCTGCTGGATGAATTGCTTCCGCAAATGCTGGCTGGCACCGCGCCTTCCATCGCACAGAACAATGATGAGGCATCCTACTTCGGTGGGCGTTGTGCCGCCGATGGTGAAATTAACTGGAGTCAGTCTGCAGAAGCGATTTGCAACTTGGTGCGGGCGGTAACGAAACCTTATCCCGGTGCGTTTACATTTGTCGGAGACAAGAAAATTCTTGTATGGAAAGCCAGTGCGCTGGAGCAGCATACAGAGGCCGTTCCCGGAACCATTGTTTCTTCGGATCCGTTTGTGATTCAGTCTGGAAAAGGATGTCTGAAGATTGACTATGGGCAGACCGAAGACGGGGTCTACGTCTCCGGCGATCAGCTGGGTGCAGAACTGCGCCTGGTAGAGAAAATGCGTGTGGGGCCACGCGCCAGTACTGTGGCAGCAAACCAGCGCAAGAAGCGCGTATTAATTCTTGGAATCAATGGATTTATCGGCAATGCCCTCGCGGAACGCTTGTTAGAGAGCGGGAAGTATGAAGTGCATGGCATGGATTTGCATTCCGATTATATTCAGCACCTTTTAGGTCGCAAAGATTTCTATTTCGACGAAGTGGATATTTCAATCCATCGCGAATGGTGCGAGTACCATGTACGCAAATGCGATATCGTATTGCCCTTGGTGGCCATTGCCACTCCCATTGAATATGTGCGTAATCCGATTCGCGTTTTTGAGCTGGATTTTGAAGAAAATCTGCGCATTGTCCGCTATTGCCTGAAGTACAAAAAACGCATTATCTTTCCTTCTACGTCGGAAGTATACGGGATGTGCGAAGATGAAAACTTCGATGAAGATAACTCCAAGTTGGTTTTGGGCCCCATCAATAAACAGCGCTGGATTTACTCCTGTATCAAGCAGATGCTTGATCGTGTGATCTGGGCTTATGGACAGACCGAAGGACTGAAGTTCACGTTGTTCCGTCCCTTTAACTGGGTCGGTCCGAAACTGGATCGTCTGACCTCCGCCCGTATCGGCAGTTCGCGTGCGATTACGCAGCTGATTTTGAATCTGGTGGAAGGTACGCCTATTCAGCTGATTGATGGCGGACTGCAAAAACGCTGCTTCACTGACGTGAAAGAAGCGATTGAGGCACTGTACCGGGTTATCGAGAATAAAGACGGCATTTGTGACAGCAAGGTCATTAATATTGGTAATCCGAATAACGAAGCCAGTATCCGCGAATTGGCAGATATTCTGGTGGAAAAATTTGAGCAGCATCCTCTGCGTCATAAATTCCCGCCTTTCGCCGGAATGAAAGAAGTCGAAAGCGCGGCCTATTATGGTCAGGGTTATCAGGATGTTCAGGTGCGTAAGCCCAGTATTCGAAATGCCAAACGATATCTGGACTGGGAG